One window from the genome of Plasmodium relictum strain SGS1 genome assembly, chromosome: 12 encodes:
- the TRAPPC2 gene encoding trafficking protein particle complex subunit 2, putative: MNRNTGNNSSSFYQVFVLTIIGKGDIPIYEADLSINGKKDISEHLAQFIIHQSLDSLDELVWRSSNMYLKSIDSFNNYSVSAYCTPGHIKFLLLFKNKNELNNSTNTNIYVPSDENIRSFFEIVHENYIKVLLNPLYEPNGIITSSLFDQNVHLAAKKFLHQ, encoded by the coding sequence atgaacAGAAATACAGGAAATAATTCTTCATCATTTTATCAAGTATTTGTCTTAACAATAATAGGTAAAGGGGATATACCTATATATGAAGCTGACTTATCAATTAATGGAAAAAAGGATATTTCAGAACATTTAGCACAATTTATAATTCATCAGTCATTAGATTCATTAGATGAACTAGTTTGGAGAAGTTCAAATATGTATCTAAAATCTATtgattcttttaataattatagtgTATCAGCTTACTGTACACCTGggcatataaaatttttattattatttaaaaataaaaatgaattaaataattccACTAATACAAACATATATGTACCATCTGATGAAAATATAAGATCGTTTTTTGAAATAGTTCATGAAAACTATATAAAAGTTCTTTTAAACCCTTTATATGAACCTAATGGAATTATAACAAGTTCCTTATTTGATCAAAATGTTCATTTAGCTGCAAAGAAATTTTTACAtcaataa